A genomic window from Prosthecobacter sp. SYSU 5D2 includes:
- the argC gene encoding N-acetyl-gamma-glutamyl-phosphate reductase gives MFEKVKVAVLGASGYSGIELLRLLLRHPHAELVAVTSRTLAGKTLSDEFPRFRKVGVADTLTFSNPDVAALKASGAEIAFLALPHGVSVEYAKPLLEAGIKVIDLSADFRLRSAAVYKEFYAHEHPAPELLSEAVYALPEIRAEEIKKARLIACPGCYPTSILLPLIPLLKAGLLAEDPLAVSAMSGASGAGRNASIPLLFCEVQNSLRSYSVPQHRHLSEVGQELSLAAGREVRLSFVPHLVPVYAGICTTTFATPKAGVTVEQVEAALKEAYADQTFVRLLGRNQSPDTKHVMGTNFVDIGWALDERAGRLILMSAEDNIGKGASSQAIQNMNLVCGFDPAAGLLSV, from the coding sequence ATGTTTGAAAAAGTCAAAGTTGCTGTCCTGGGTGCGAGCGGATATTCCGGCATTGAACTGCTGCGTTTATTACTGCGCCATCCGCATGCTGAGCTGGTGGCGGTGACGTCACGCACGCTGGCAGGCAAGACCCTGTCTGACGAGTTCCCGCGCTTCCGCAAAGTGGGCGTGGCGGACACGCTGACGTTTTCCAATCCGGACGTAGCAGCCCTGAAGGCCAGCGGCGCAGAGATCGCCTTCCTGGCACTGCCGCATGGAGTATCGGTGGAGTACGCCAAGCCGCTGCTGGAGGCAGGCATCAAGGTCATTGACCTGAGCGCGGACTTCCGCCTGCGCAGCGCGGCGGTTTACAAAGAATTTTATGCTCATGAACACCCGGCACCCGAGCTGCTGTCGGAGGCCGTTTATGCGCTGCCGGAGATCCGTGCGGAGGAGATCAAAAAGGCCCGCCTCATCGCCTGCCCCGGCTGCTATCCGACGAGCATCCTGCTGCCGCTGATCCCGCTGCTGAAGGCGGGTCTGCTGGCAGAAGATCCGCTGGCGGTATCCGCCATGAGCGGCGCCAGTGGTGCGGGGCGGAATGCCAGCATTCCCCTGCTCTTCTGCGAGGTGCAAAACAGCCTGCGCAGCTACAGCGTGCCGCAGCACCGGCATCTGAGCGAGGTGGGCCAGGAGCTGAGCCTGGCCGCTGGCCGCGAGGTGCGCCTTTCCTTTGTGCCGCACCTGGTGCCAGTCTATGCAGGCATCTGCACCACGACGTTTGCCACGCCGAAGGCGGGTGTGACCGTGGAGCAGGTGGAAGCGGCGCTGAAAGAAGCCTATGCGGACCAGACCTTCGTCCGCCTGCTGGGGCGCAACCAGAGCCCGGACACCAAACACGTCATGGGCACCAACTTTGTGGACATCGGCTGGGCGCTGGATGAGCGCGCCGGACGTCTGATTTTGATGAGCGCCGAGGACAACATCGGCAAAGGGGCCTCCAGCCAGGCCATCCAGAACATGAACCTTGTTTGCGGCTTTGATCCTGCTGCCGGACTCCTGAGTGTATGA
- the argJ gene encoding bifunctional glutamate N-acetyltransferase/amino-acid acetyltransferase ArgJ, translating to MSDDFFDPFRESRVPFTTIDGGVTAARGFRAGAISCGIKNPDVKRLDLMLLTSDVPTVTDAVFTTNKVRAACVRVSQQHIKDSDVRAIIANSGNANACTGPQGIQDAKAMCKATAEALGIRMRQVQVCSTGIIGMNMPIQRITPRVKELADILSPAGSDDASRAIMTSDTKPKSFAIEVPCGSGSFRVGGIAKGAGMICPNMATMLCFITTDAKIAPDELKRAMRCAVDQSFNCITIDGDTSTNDTVIVMSNGMAEAPPIKKGSEEAKIFRCALHKVMLELAKMIVSDGERVTKFVEIRVRNARTHADAKKAAEAVAKSMLVKCSWHGSDPNWGRVIHAIGYSGARLREELIDIYFGGLIACKGGLTTNTPMSELEKVVKEPRFSVTIDLNQGSANHIVYTSDLSEEYVDFNSSEYSAAVHAKRQKGLA from the coding sequence ATGAGCGACGATTTTTTTGATCCCTTCCGCGAATCGCGGGTGCCCTTTACCACCATTGACGGCGGTGTGACGGCCGCGCGCGGATTCCGTGCGGGCGCCATCTCCTGCGGCATTAAAAACCCGGATGTGAAGCGGCTGGACCTGATGCTGCTGACCTCCGACGTGCCCACCGTGACGGATGCAGTGTTCACAACGAACAAGGTCCGTGCCGCCTGTGTGCGCGTCTCCCAGCAGCACATCAAGGACAGCGACGTACGCGCCATCATCGCCAACAGCGGCAATGCCAATGCCTGCACCGGCCCGCAGGGCATCCAGGATGCCAAAGCCATGTGCAAGGCCACGGCGGAGGCCCTCGGCATCCGCATGCGCCAGGTGCAGGTCTGCTCCACCGGCATCATCGGCATGAACATGCCCATCCAGCGCATCACTCCACGGGTGAAGGAGCTGGCGGACATCCTTTCTCCGGCAGGCTCCGATGACGCCTCCCGCGCCATCATGACCAGCGATACCAAGCCCAAGAGCTTCGCCATTGAGGTGCCCTGCGGCAGCGGCAGCTTCCGCGTCGGCGGCATCGCCAAAGGCGCCGGCATGATCTGCCCCAACATGGCCACCATGCTCTGCTTCATCACCACGGATGCAAAGATCGCCCCCGATGAGCTGAAGCGCGCCATGCGCTGCGCGGTGGACCAGTCCTTTAACTGCATCACCATTGACGGCGATACCAGCACCAATGACACCGTCATCGTCATGAGCAACGGCATGGCCGAGGCACCGCCCATCAAGAAAGGCAGCGAGGAGGCCAAAATCTTCCGCTGTGCTCTGCACAAGGTCATGCTGGAACTCGCCAAAATGATCGTCAGCGATGGCGAGCGCGTCACCAAATTTGTCGAGATCCGCGTCCGCAATGCCCGCACCCATGCCGATGCAAAAAAAGCGGCGGAAGCCGTGGCCAAGTCAATGCTGGTAAAATGCTCCTGGCATGGCAGCGACCCGAACTGGGGCCGCGTGATCCACGCCATCGGCTATTCCGGCGCACGCCTCCGTGAGGAGCTCATTGACATTTACTTCGGCGGCCTCATCGCCTGCAAAGGCGGCTTGACCACAAACACGCCAATGTCAGAACTGGAAAAGGTGGTGAAGGAGCCTCGCTTTTCCGTGACCATTGACCTCAACCAGGGCAGCGCCAACCACATCGTCTATACCAGCGACCTTTCGGAAGAATACGTGGACTTTAACAGCAGCGAATACTCCGCCGCCGTGCATGCCAAACGTCAGAAAGGGCTCGCCTAA
- a CDS encoding PAS domain S-box protein → MIAGIYAAVATLWIYYSDAALLALLNDPELLVRWSIYKGLAFVAVTAVMLLLMMRRAFGRIGKGYEELKAHEKELERQKRLYAALSQINQSIVWTRSREELLPKICQSLTQHGGFDMAWIGQHDEGTHRLLPVAASGDENGYLQDIQIYTDDRPEGQGPSGTAFRQKQPYVCNDLLNDPAAQPWRAQASRRGWMASAVFPLLFRGEVWGTLNVYAKEAGFFQNQECDLLAEAATDIAYALDNLAGEEEKRQAETVAQREMVFSATMIESMPGILYFYNEQGKFLRWNRNFETVTGYTGAEIARMHPLDFFASEDQRPLEERIAEVFAQGESHIEAPFLAKDGQTTPYFFTGRRVDYDGMRCLVGVGIDISERKAAEVALTKSEQRYRTTLENILEGCQILAPDWTYLYMNQAAADHNRRPREELLGKTMLEVWPGIEAAPVFTLLKRCQDERIGLHEETEFRFMDGTSGWFDVRVQPVPEGIFVLSIDITERHEAEKKLVELNESLELKVAERTEELRQALVRAEAADRLKSAFLATMSHELRTPLNSIIGFTGILLQGLAGPLNEEQHKQMGMVRGSARHLLELINDVLDLSKIEAGQLEVRNETFDLREVMDRVVGTLRPMAQKKGLLLDVERTEEAGKARGDRRRMEQVLINLVNNGIKFTEAGSVTLKADVLADYQPADGTAGLGPAVRLQVVDTGMGIKPADLGNLFLPFRQIDTGLSRQHEGTGLGLAICRRLIGLMGGEISAASEWGKGSTFTVILPLDRDAPSKPEPESGGLT, encoded by the coding sequence ATGATCGCCGGCATCTATGCCGCAGTGGCCACCCTATGGATCTACTACTCAGATGCCGCCCTGCTGGCGCTGTTGAATGATCCTGAACTGCTGGTGCGCTGGAGCATTTACAAAGGCCTGGCCTTCGTCGCCGTGACGGCAGTCATGCTCCTGCTGATGATGCGGAGGGCCTTTGGCCGCATCGGCAAAGGCTACGAGGAGCTAAAGGCGCATGAGAAGGAGCTGGAGCGGCAAAAGCGCCTGTATGCCGCGCTGAGCCAGATCAACCAGTCCATCGTCTGGACCCGCTCACGGGAGGAACTGCTGCCCAAGATCTGCCAGAGCCTCACCCAGCATGGGGGATTCGACATGGCATGGATCGGCCAGCATGATGAAGGCACCCACCGCCTGCTGCCGGTGGCGGCTTCGGGGGATGAAAACGGATACTTGCAGGATATCCAGATTTATACAGATGACCGGCCGGAGGGACAGGGACCCTCCGGTACAGCCTTTCGGCAAAAGCAGCCGTATGTCTGCAATGATCTCCTCAATGACCCGGCTGCACAGCCATGGCGGGCGCAGGCATCCAGACGCGGATGGATGGCCTCCGCCGTATTCCCACTCCTGTTCCGGGGGGAGGTTTGGGGCACGCTGAATGTGTATGCCAAAGAAGCCGGGTTTTTCCAAAACCAGGAGTGTGATCTGCTCGCGGAGGCCGCCACGGACATCGCCTATGCACTGGATAATCTGGCCGGGGAGGAAGAGAAGCGGCAGGCGGAGACGGTGGCACAGCGGGAGATGGTTTTCTCCGCGACGATGATCGAGAGCATGCCCGGCATCCTGTATTTTTACAATGAGCAGGGCAAGTTCCTGCGCTGGAACCGGAACTTTGAAACCGTCACCGGCTACACCGGGGCGGAGATCGCCCGCATGCATCCGCTGGATTTCTTTGCCAGCGAGGATCAAAGGCCGTTGGAAGAACGGATTGCCGAGGTGTTTGCCCAGGGGGAATCCCACATTGAGGCACCCTTCCTGGCCAAGGACGGGCAGACGACACCGTACTTTTTTACAGGCAGGCGCGTGGACTATGACGGCATGCGCTGCCTCGTCGGCGTGGGCATTGACATTTCTGAGCGGAAGGCGGCGGAGGTGGCGCTGACGAAGAGTGAGCAGCGCTACCGGACCACGCTGGAAAACATCCTGGAAGGCTGCCAGATCCTGGCCCCGGACTGGACGTATCTCTACATGAACCAGGCCGCGGCGGACCACAACCGCCGCCCCCGTGAGGAACTGCTGGGAAAAACGATGCTGGAGGTCTGGCCAGGCATCGAGGCAGCACCGGTCTTTACCCTGCTGAAGCGCTGCCAGGATGAACGCATAGGCCTGCATGAGGAGACCGAGTTCCGTTTCATGGACGGAACCAGTGGCTGGTTCGACGTGCGGGTGCAGCCCGTGCCGGAGGGGATCTTTGTCCTTTCCATTGACATCACCGAGCGGCATGAGGCGGAAAAGAAGCTGGTGGAACTCAACGAGAGCCTGGAGCTGAAGGTGGCAGAGCGCACCGAGGAGCTGCGGCAGGCGCTCGTGCGGGCAGAGGCGGCGGACCGGCTGAAGTCCGCCTTCCTGGCCACCATGTCCCATGAGCTGCGCACACCGCTAAACTCCATCATCGGCTTCACGGGCATTCTTTTGCAAGGGCTGGCCGGGCCGCTGAATGAGGAGCAGCACAAGCAGATGGGCATGGTGCGGGGCAGCGCGCGGCACCTGCTGGAGCTCATCAACGACGTGCTGGACCTGTCCAAGATTGAGGCGGGACAGCTGGAGGTGAGGAACGAAACCTTTGACCTGCGGGAGGTGATGGACCGGGTGGTAGGCACCCTGCGGCCCATGGCGCAGAAGAAGGGCCTGCTGCTGGATGTGGAGAGAACGGAGGAGGCAGGGAAAGCGCGGGGAGACCGCCGGCGGATGGAACAGGTGCTGATCAACCTGGTGAACAATGGCATCAAGTTTACGGAGGCCGGAAGCGTCACGTTAAAGGCGGATGTCCTGGCGGATTATCAGCCTGCGGATGGCACAGCAGGCCTGGGCCCGGCCGTGCGGCTGCAGGTGGTGGATACAGGCATGGGCATCAAGCCGGCGGACCTGGGGAATCTGTTCCTCCCCTTCCGGCAGATTGATACCGGCCTGTCCCGCCAGCATGAGGGCACAGGCCTGGGCCTGGCCATCTGCCGCCGCCTCATCGGGCTCATGGGCGGAGAGATCTCTGCGGCGAGCGAGTGGGGCAAGGGCAGCACGTTTACAGTGATTTTACCTTTGGATAGGGATGCCCCATCGAAACCTGAACCTGAATCTGGAGGCCTGACATGA
- a CDS encoding response regulator produces the protein MKRTILMIEDNEQNAYLATFLLEKHGYEVVSVKDGPSGLAVVKTMVPDYILLDIQLPGMDGYAVARELRKEASLRETPIIAVTSYAMEGDRQKSLDAGCTGYIEKPINPETFVKEVETYGSVISEFQPLTDSDSDTQKTDSPDLPDPNPTL, from the coding sequence ATGAAGCGCACGATTTTGATGATCGAGGACAATGAGCAAAATGCGTATCTGGCCACTTTTTTGCTGGAGAAGCATGGCTATGAGGTCGTGTCCGTGAAGGACGGCCCCAGCGGGCTCGCGGTGGTGAAGACCATGGTGCCGGACTACATCCTGCTGGACATCCAGCTTCCAGGAATGGACGGCTATGCGGTGGCCAGGGAGCTGAGGAAGGAAGCAAGCCTGCGGGAAACGCCGATCATCGCCGTGACCTCTTATGCCATGGAGGGTGACCGGCAGAAGTCTCTGGATGCGGGCTGCACCGGCTACATTGAGAAGCCGATCAATCCGGAGACATTCGTCAAGGAAGTGGAAACGTATGGAAGTGTTATTTCCGAGTTCCAGCCTCTGACGGATTCTGATAGTGATACCCAAAAAACTGATTCACCTGATCTTCCTGACCCAAACCCGACCCTATGA